The genomic segment TGGCCTGCATGACCACAGCCGTGGGACTCATCGGCGCGACCAGCGAATTCTTCAACCGGCTGCTCCCGGGCGTGTCCTACCGTGCCTGGGCCGTGATATTTTCGCTTGTTTCCTTCGCCGTGTCCACGACCGGCCTGGAAACCGTGCTCTCCATCGCAGGCCCCATCATCGGCTTCCTCTACCCGTCTGCCATCACGCTGGTGCTGCTCACCCTGCTCGAACCGCTGCTACCGGTACGCCTGCACTACGGGTTCCGCTTCGCCCTGACCGTGTCCGTGGTGTGGGCAGCGCTCATGAGCCTCAGCGACATTGGGTTGAGCTTCCTCGAACCCCTGATCAGTTGGTCACCTGCCCACGCCCAGCAGCTCGGCTGGGTCGTCCCCACGCTGGTGCTCGCCGCCGTGGGCTTCGCGGTGGATATGGTGCGCAAGAAGGAAACCACTGAGGCTGAGCCTGAAACGTCAACGGCGGACGAGTCAGCGGAAGCCTCCGTGTAGGCCATTACACACTGCCCGTTACACACTGCCCAGCCGCTCGATGTACACCGTCGGCCGCATCTGCCCCACCATGTCCACCAGCTCATACGCACTGGGCTGAGTGCCCTTGGGGAAACGCACCACATAATCCGTCACCTCCGCCGGTATCCCCCGCTGGCGTATCGACGCCGCGGTCACCTCACCGTCCACGTGGTAGGGCAACAACGCCACATACGTGGTGGTCTTCCGGCGCGGGTCGCAGCGCGTCCACACCTTCACTGTAGACAGTTCCGACATGGGAAAACTAATGCCAGAGTGCGGAATGCTCACCTGCTCCCCGATCACCAGCACCACCCGGCGCGCCCGAAACGCGATGGTCGCCAAGCTGGACAGCGCAATGATGATGCCCGCCGCCGGGGCGGCCATGCCCAGGGCGTACAGCAGGCTGAGGGTGTTGTTGCCGCTTGTGCGGTAGGCCCCCAGAAGCAGCACCGTGATGGGCCCCAGCACAATGACAAACAGCATGCAGATTTTTGCGGCACGCGAGCTGAGGATTGCGGAGTAGCTGCTTCGGACTTTTATCACTGGTGTGGGCATGGGGTTGACTCTGCGGCTAGTATTCGTCGGCTGTTGTGATGAGCCGCGTGATAATCTCCTGCGAACCCCAGTGGATTCCGTCGTGTTGGAACGCGTTGGTGATAAAGGGCCGGAGGTCGCGGAAGACGCGCGCCGTGTTCATGGAATGCTCAAAGGGCACAAACACGTCGTCAACGTAGATCGCGGCGGCCGCCACGGCGGGGCCGTGGCCGAGGCTATTTTTATCGTACAGGCTGCGCCAATCGTCTTTGGCGGCGAGGGCGTGCGCGGCGTCGATAAACGGGCACAGTGCGGGGTCTTCCTCGAATTGCCAGGGGAAAATGTGCTCGCCGGTGAGGTAGAACGGCTGGGTCATGTCGGTGGGGTCGGCGTGTTCCTCAAAGCCGGGTTTGTCCTCACGGATGCGGTGCGCGGACCAGTTGGTGGGGCCTGGGACGGTGCCGCCGTAGATGGATTCGTGCACCACAGCGTACAGCGGCCCCTGTTCGAAGGAGACGCGACTGCCTACGCTGTTGAGGAAGTCGGAGCGTAGCTTCTTCTCGCCTTTCACGGTGACAAATGGGTCTTCAAACAGGTAGGCGAGGGTGTCAAAGCCCCGGTCGCGGCCAAGTTCGATGCCGATGGTGCGCAGCCTACGGGAACTCAGGCGCTCGCCGGTGGGCAGGAGCTCGTCGGAGTGGTCGAGGTGGGCGCACACCTCCCGGATGCGGGCCTCGATCCACGGGAAGTGACGGTAGAGCTGGTCGTGCCGGAACTGCAGCTTGTCAAAGGTGGCGCGGTAGATGTCGTCGGCGTGGCAGTCGATGGCGGGCAGACCGCCCGTGAGAAACACCCTCTCTAGGCTCTCGGGGAACATCGAAGCGTAGGTGGTGATGCAGAAACCACCGAAACTCTGGCCGAACAGCAACCACGTGTCCACCCCAAAAGCATGGCGGAAAGCCTCGCAATCAGCGACGATGGAATCGGCCCGGAGCAGGGAGTAACGCTCGGTCGGCAGCACGTTCACTTTGTCCACCCGCCCCGAACGCCCCGTGCCGCGCTGGTCCAGCAGCAGCACCCGGTAATGCTTCAGGAACTCCCTCAACCAGCCGCTTGCCGACGTCGGTCGGGGTGACGGAAAGCCCGGACCGCCCTGCAGGTACACCAATAACGGCAGCTCCTCCCCCTTCGGGGGCACGATCTCCCGGGCGAAGATGGTGAGGGTGTCGTTTGTGTTGGGGTTGTTGTGGTCCCAGGGGACATCCATCTCCCAGGACTTCAGTGTGTGTCCAAACCGCGTGGTGGAGCCGACAAGCCGTGCATCAGACATAGTTCACCATGCTAGCCGCTGGCGAAGGCTTCAAAGACATGGCGGCAATGCCCATCACGTTCGCAGCTGGCTCATGGTGCGCAATATGCCCCGGCGCAGGGTGAACTAGTACAGTCCTAGGGGTGGACTACATCTCAACACGCGACCCCCAGCGCACCCCAGCGACGTTTACTGACATTCTGCTTGGCGGACTGGCCCCCGACGGGGGCCTCTACCTTCCCGCCGATTACCCCCAGATCAGCGACGACACGCTCACCACGTGGCGTGAAACCCTGGCGGCGAAGGGATACGCTGCGCTGGCCGCCGAGGTGATCAAGCTCTTTGTGAGCGATATTCCCGCCGAGGATGTGGAGGCGATCTGCGCCCGCGCCTACACCACACCGACGTTTTCCACCCCAGACATCGTGCCCGTCACTGAACTGGACGACAACCTCTTTATCGGGCACCTGTCCGAAGGCCCCACTGCGGCGTTTAAAGACATGGCCATGCAGCTGCTCGGCGAGTTTTTCGAATACGAACTCACCCGGCGCGGCGAAACGCTCAACATCCTGGGCGCCACCTCTGGGGACACGGGGTCCGCAGCGGAATACGCCATGCGCGGCCGCCCCGGTATTTCCGTGTTCATGCTGACCCCCGCTGGCCGCATGACCCCCTTCCAGCAGGCCCAAATGTTTGGTCTTGATGACCCAAATATTCACAATGTCGCGTTGGACGGTGTGTTTGATGATTGCCAGGACATTGTGAAGGCCGTGAGTAACGACGCCGAGTTTAAACAGCGCTACCGCATTGGCGCCGTGAATTCCATTAACTGGGCACGCCTCATGGCGCAGATAGTCTATTACATTTCCTGCTGGATTCGCATCACTGACAATAATGCACAAAAAGTCAGTTTCTCCGTTCCCACCGGTAATTTCGGCGATATTTGCGCGGGCCATATTGTCCGCCAGATGGGCGTTCCTATTGACCGCCTGATCGTGGCCACCAACGAAAACAATGTGCTGGACGAGTTTTTCCGCACCGGCGCTTACCGCGTGCGCAGTTCGGCGGACACGCTGGAAACCTCCAGCCCCTCCATGGACATTTCCCGCGCCTCCAACTTCGAGCGCTTCATCTACGACCTCCTCGGCCGCGACGCCACCCGCACCGCTGAACTGTTCAGCCAGCGCGAGGGGTTCACGCTTGCCGACGACCCCGCTTTCCCCGCCGCCGCGCAGCGTTACGGATTCCTTTCTGGCAGCTCCACCCACGCCGACCGGGTAAGCACCATCCGTGACACGTGGGAACGCCTCGGCGTGATGCTGGATCCCCACACCGCCGACGGCGTGCACGTGGCCCGTGGCCTGCGCGACCAGGTGGACACCCCCATCGTCTGCCTGGAAACCGCGCTGCCGGTGAAATTCTCCGACACCATTGTGGAGGCCACCGGACGCGAGCCAGACCTGCCGGAACGCTTCGCCGGCATCATGTCCGCCCCGCGTCACGTCACCGACATGCCTAACGACGCCGCCGTAGTCAAGGACTTTATTCGCCGCACTGTCGCAGGCTAGCTGCCATGTCCTCCACGTTGGCGGGTGGCCAGTATTCCTCTGGTCGCGGGCGCATCGTGCCCGGGCCTGGGGTACATTTTTCCACCGTATCGCGCCACCGTTGTGGAATACCCTCCGAGCCGTACACCCCGCCCAGCACAGCGCCGACGATGGCGGCGTTGGTGTCCGTATCCCCACCGCGCCCGACGGTACGTACCAGTGATTCTTCAAAGTCCGTGCCCGTAGCCAGCTCGTACACTGCGTAACTGAAGGCCAGTTTCACCCAGCCAATGTGTTCTGAGACCAGCGGCCTCTCTGTGGACTGCTCAATGAAAACCCGAAGCTCGGGCGGAGCGAGGTCAAGCAGGGCGTCGATAAGCGCGCTGGCGGTGAGTTCCTGGGCGGCGGCGCGTGCCAAGGCAACGGCGACGATGCGGTTGATGGTAATGCACAGGGGGTGGGTGTGGGTCATGCGGCAGTCGAGTTCCACGAGGTCAGCGAGCGTATCCTCCGGCAGGTTCATGCCCAGGATTGCGAGCGGACTCAGGCGCATCAACGCACCGTTGGCCTGCGAATCGGGATTGATGTACTGATGCAGCAGCGCATTTGCGCAGGTAATGCCAATATCGAAGGGGTCCGACGCCGCCCAGCGTCGGTAGCTTTCCAGCACATCCTGGGCGTCGTAACCGCCCATGCGGATAATGCTGCGGGCCATGGCCAGGGCCATTTCCGAATCATCGGTTGGCTGACCCGCGATCAGCCGAAACACTCCCCCATCCTGTAATTCCCGAACTCCATCGGGGTAGGCGGCGGCAATCTCCGCTGCGGACTGGAACTCCACCAAACTCCCCAGGCTATCGCCGATCAACTGCCCATAAAGAATACCTGCGCATCGAGACATACCACCTAGGGTATCCTCAACACCATGGGTATTTTTGACAAAGCCAAAGAAGCACTCGGCAACGAGGAAAACACCGACAAAGTGTTGGACAAAGCCGAGGACCTGGCCAAGAGCAAACTCGGCGATGACAAAGCCGACCAGATCAGCAAAGTCCGCAAGGTGATTGACGACAAAATCGGCGAATAGCGCACTTCTGGGACGTTGAGAGGGCCGCGTTTAGAAAGCGAGGTAGAGCACGTAGGCAATACCCGCCATCATCAGCGAAATCATCAGATTAGCCACGATTGATTTACGCTTAACAGCGGCCTTGACATGAAAGCCGTAATCCCGCCACCCGGCGCAGTCCTCCGTACCCGGCGGGATAATCCACCGGGGGCGCAGTGTGCAAATGATAAGCCAATCGATAATAAACAAATCGATGAGGAGCATCATCACTTCCATGGTCAACGCCACCGCAAACCCCAAGCGGAAATTCCCGCCGTGGTGCTGCAAAAACAGCAACGTGGAATACACCAGAGTTCCCAGCAGCGTGAGCAGATAGATCCCGCCGAACAACCAACCACGCCGCTGATCCTCTGGGGTGGCAGGTGGCATGTGCTGCTGAATATCCTCCGGGAAATCATTCCGAAATGCCTCATGGCTTGCGCTTAGGGCGTACAACAACATCAACGTGGGGAAAATAAGAAGGGGAATGCTGACCAACAGAGTGTGGTTGACAACATCGTTCATACTTCTAGACTTCCAGAGTCATGCAGATCAGCGCTAGCCCCGGCCCGTGCGGCAAGTGACTACACTAATTTTGCTGGCCCAACTTATGCAAACCCAGTCAACTTTCCGAGGAGAGCCGCAGTTGTCGAACCAACGTAACACTACTGGCCGTCGTCCACGCATCACGGGTATCGACGCCGCCCGCGCCATCGCCATCATCGGCATGGCCTACGCACACCTCGGCCCCATATTCTTCTCCAGCGACATTGACACTGTGGCTTCCCTACTGACCACCGGCTTCGCCTCCGCGCTCTTCGCCGTGCTCGCCGGGGTTTCCGTCTCCATCATGAGCCAGCGCGGCGTCGAAAAGGGTGGCGTGGAACTCGCCCAAAGCCGCCAACAACTCATGCTGCGCGGCACCATCCTCATCGGCATTGGCCTGGTGCTTTCCATCGCGCAATACAACATCGCTGTGGTGCTCTCCGCCGTCGGCGCACTCTTCCTGGTGCTTCCCCTGGTGGCGCGCTGGTCTAACCGGGCACTTTGGGCGCTTCTTGTTGAGCTTTTGGTGCTCGGGCCGTTTGTGATCGTCGCCTCCGACACTTTTAACACCTACGTTGACATCATTTCCGGCAGCTACCCGCTCACCGCCTGGTTCACCTACGGCGTCGCCGGAATGCTCGTCCACCGCTACCTCATCCACTCGCACATGCTGCAATGGATAAGTCTTGTTGCGGGTGTGGTACTCGCTGTTATTGGGGTCAACGCCCGCAGCTGGATCAGCGACCAGCTCCCCGCCCCCGAAGACCCGAAAATGTACGACCAGCTCACCACCGATCCAACCCCCGCCGCCGGGGTGGCTGGTGGCGGTCCAGGTGGAGCGATGAATTCCAACCCCGATATCCAGAGCACCTGGTGGTACACCTACCTCGGGCCGGAGCCGCACATGGGCGGGCTTATCGACGTCGCGACATCCATCGCCGTCTCCGTCGCGGTCATTGCCCTCTGCCTGCTGATCACCGCTCTTCCTTTAGGGCGCACAATCCTCTATCCCCTCCGTGCCATGGGATCCATGTCACTGACTGTCTATGTTGCACACGTACTCACCGCCGCCATGATCCTGACAAACGACAACAACAACCCCGCCTGGTCCAGCAGCGAACAACCCGCAACACACCCGCTGGCGCTCGGGGTGACCATCGTTGTCGCCATAGTGTGCGCCATGATCTGGAAACAATTCTTCCGGCGCGGACCCCTTGAGTGGGTCATGCATGTATTGACGGTGAAAGGGGCGCGGGTTGATATGGAGGGCGTAGAGCGCACACGTTGATCCAGTGCCATTCAAGGGTTGAAACATCCAAAATTTGACAATATCAGAGCTCCACTGCTTAACAATATTGAATTGCGAAAAGCGCGCATCATTATTTGAAATATTCAAACTAGAAGACGGTACCACCATTATAAAACGCTCCCATCATTCGCTATTTTGTTCAACAAAATAGCGGCGCGCGGCATGAAGCGTAGACTTGATACATGAGTGCCTTAACGCGTCTTCTCTCCCCCGAATCCATCGTCCTTGATGCTTCCGCTGCTGATTGGCGCGACGCCATCCAGCAGGCCGGATCACTCCTGGAAAGCGCAGGTCACTGCACACCCGACTACACGCAATCGATGATTGATACGGTCGCCCACAACGGCCCCTACATTGTTCTCACGCCGGGTTTGGCACTCGCCCACGCCCGGCCCTCCGCCGCCGTTCAGTCCACTGGTTTGTCGTTTCTGCGCCTGTCGACGCCCATTTCATTTGGCCACCCCAAAAACGATCCGGTCAGCATTGTCATAGCTCTCGCGGCGGCTGACAAAACCCAACACCTTGACGCCCTGAGTTCTCTATCCACGGTTCTTGCCAATTCAACAAGAAGAGCTGGCTTGGATAAGGCAGCAACGGTTGAAGAGGTGCTGGAGTTACTGGACGTCGATAAGCAGCATCGTTCAGAACCGCAGGCTCGAAACAAAATACTCACGGTGTGCGGCAACGGCTTGGGAACGTCATTGTTTTTGAAAAACACCCTCGAATCCGTGTTGGAAGCCTGGGGCTGGGGTTCCTACATCACCGTTGAGGCCACGGACACCATTTCTGCAAAGGGAAAAGCCAAAGAGGCCGACTGCATTCTCACCTCTGGCGAAATTGCTCGCACACTTGGCGACGTCGGAATCCCTGTGCGCGTCATTGACAATTTCACCTCGCAACGAGAGATCGACACCGCGCTCCGCGAACTCTACGACATTTAGGACACGCCATGCTTGCCATCAATTTTCTTGTCAATGAAATACTCGCAGTCCCCGCATTCCTCATCGGCATAATAACCGCGGTGGGACTGAGTGCACTACGCAAACCCGTCGGCACCGTCATCGGCGGCGCGCTGAAAACCACACTCGGTTTTCTCCTGATCAGCGCTGGTGCCACGCTGGTCACCGCCTCGCTCGAACCGCTCGGGACCATGATCACTGGGGCAACCGGGGCGCACGGTGTGGTGCCCACCAACGAAGCCATCGTCGGTATTGCCCAACAGCACTACGGCTCCCAGGTTGCGTGGCTCATGATCGCAGGCTTTGCCGTCAGCCTCCTTCTGGCCCGCATCACACCCCTGCACTATGTATTCCTCACCGGACACCACGTGCTGTTCATGGCCACCCTGCTCACCATTGTGCTCGCAACCGCCGGGTACAGCGGCTGGGTGGTGATCGCTTTTGGGGCGGTGCTGCTCGGCATCCTCATGGTGTCCCTCCCCGCGCTCGCGCAACCCTGGACTAGGAGCGTCACTGGCGACAACAGCATTGCCATCGGGCACTTCGGCACCGTCGGGTACATCGCGGCGGGGGCCGTCGGCAAAGCCGTTGGTAACCGGCGCGGGCATGAAAGCCCCTCCACCGAAAAACTCACCCTCCCCGAAGGACTCCGATTCCTCCGCGACTCCATGGTGGCCACCGCGCTATCCATGGCGCTCATGTACGTCATTTTGGCCATCATTGTGCTCTTGCGGGCTGGACGTGCCGAAGCCTACAGTGCCTTTGAAGACGGGGCCACCAGCGTAGGCAACTACATCATGCAGGCCGTCACCCAAGGACTCCAATTCGGTGTAGCCGTTGCCGTGATCCTCTTCGGTGTACGCACCATTCTTGGCGAACTCGTGCCTGCATTCCAAGGCATCGCCGCCAAAATCGTGCCCGGCGCCATCCCCGCACTCGACTGCCCCATCGTGTTCCCCTACGCCCAAAACGCCGTGCTCATCGGTTTCATCGCCTCCTTCGCAGGCGGACTCGTAGGCTTGGCGGTGCTCTCCACCTGGCTCAACCCGGCCTTCGGAGTGGCGCTTATCCTGCCGGGACTCGTACCGCACTTCTTCACTGGTGGCGCTGCGGGTGTCTACGGAAACGCCACCGGCGGGAGGCTCGGCGCTGCATTCGGCGCCTTTGTCAACGGGCTGATCATCACCTTCCTGCCTGCATTCCTTCTCGGCGTGCTCGGGGCATTTGGATCAGAAAACACGACCTTCGGCGACGCAGACTTCGGCTGGTTCGGCATTCTTATTGGGTCCGCCGCCGGACTGCCGTCCGCTCTGGGCTTGGTGCTTATTGCGGCTAGCGGCGCGGTGATCCTCGGTCTGGCGATCGTGGTGCAGAAGAAGCTCGTTGATGGGGGTTGGGATCCGGCACCGGGACGCGGGGTTGGCGGCACAGGCGATGGTGACACTGCCGAGAGTGCTGGCAATGCCGAGGGCGAGGTTGTTGGGCGCTCCTATCCCAAGATCACTCCCCCAGTCGGTGCGCCCACTCCACCTGCGCACATCGACTTTGATTAGAGAACGGTGCACTGCAAGGTGTGCTTATGTTCAAGCACGACAATGGGGTGTTTTTCGGCCTGGAGATAAGCACACTTTCACTCCTGTCAGGTAGGTCCACTGCTAGGTACGCAAACACCCTGTTTTCGGCCCCAGCGGTGGACCTATTTCTACGCAAACGTTTGCACTAACGGCGTTCAAGACGTAGCGGCGACCGCAGCGATCCATCACCCCTCCACCCCCTCACCCCCGATATTGATCTGATGAAAAAATATTAATCTGAAAAATAATTAATGTGCGACATCCGGCAATCACATTAAAATGGGAACGTTGTATAAACGTCGACACACCTACTGATCGATTCAGATACCAGCTAAATAGCGCCTTTGAGGCACAAACGGAAAATCAGGACTATCTAAGACCGCAGAGCGCTGCAAATGCGATGAACGTGATGCGCACAGACCGGACAGACGCCCTACATAGCCGCTGCACATCCGCCACTACACACCACATATCAGCTCAAATACCAAGCTTGGGCGATATTTCCACCTCACACTAAGCCTCCCCTACCTTCACCCCCAACACATCCCCCAAACACTCAACCCCACAGCCCCAAAACCTTACATAAACCTTAAAAGTTGACATGCCAGCAGTAAACTTTCGCCTAAGAATTTTAAGCTGTATTAAGGCTTAAGTTTCGGTAAAAATGAATATTGGATACCACCCCCTTTCATGATCTATATTTCATCTTTATGAGAGCAATCGTTGATCATCCAGAGCTGGCGATTTTTGGTGTAGAAACCGAACCGCCTGCGCGAACGTTGGTTGACATTCTTAGCGCAACCATGGATGCGCATCCCGAGGAGGTCGCCATTGAAAGTGCGACCGCTACAATCACATATTCCCAGTTAAGGGGCCTCTTGGATGAGCAGGCCGCCCGGCTGCACGCGAAGGGAATCGGCCCCGGCGATCGCGTGGGTATCCGTGTCCCCTCAGGCACCACTGATTTGTATGTGGCTATCCTCTCCACACTGTGGGCCGGTGCCGCCTACGTCCCCGTGGACTGGGATGACCCCGATTCCCGCGCAGACACCGTGTGGGAAGAGGCCAGCGTTGCGGCTGTCTACGGCAAGGATCTCGCGATCGTCGATAAGCATGGTGGCGGAAACCCAGACCATCACGTGCCCACCCTGGACGATGACGCCTGGGTGATTTTCACCTCCGGTTCGACGGGCAAGCCGAAGGGTG from the Corynebacterium durum genome contains:
- a CDS encoding alpha/beta fold hydrolase, with the translated sequence MDVPWDHNNPNTNDTLTIFAREIVPPKGEELPLLVYLQGGPGFPSPRPTSASGWLREFLKHYRVLLLDQRGTGRSGRVDKVNVLPTERYSLLRADSIVADCEAFRHAFGVDTWLLFGQSFGGFCITTYASMFPESLERVFLTGGLPAIDCHADDIYRATFDKLQFRHDQLYRHFPWIEARIREVCAHLDHSDELLPTGERLSSRRLRTIGIELGRDRGFDTLAYLFEDPFVTVKGEKKLRSDFLNSVGSRVSFEQGPLYAVVHESIYGGTVPGPTNWSAHRIREDKPGFEEHADPTDMTQPFYLTGEHIFPWQFEEDPALCPFIDAAHALAAKDDWRSLYDKNSLGHGPAVAAAAIYVDDVFVPFEHSMNTARVFRDLRPFITNAFQHDGIHWGSQEIITRLITTADEY
- a CDS encoding ADP-ribosylglycohydrolase family protein, producing the protein MSRCAGILYGQLIGDSLGSLVEFQSAAEIAAAYPDGVRELQDGGVFRLIAGQPTDDSEMALAMARSIIRMGGYDAQDVLESYRRWAASDPFDIGITCANALLHQYINPDSQANGALMRLSPLAILGMNLPEDTLADLVELDCRMTHTHPLCITINRIVAVALARAAAQELTASALIDALLDLAPPELRVFIEQSTERPLVSEHIGWVKLAFSYAVYELATGTDFEESLVRTVGRGGDTDTNAAIVGAVLGGVYGSEGIPQRWRDTVEKCTPGPGTMRPRPEEYWPPANVEDMAASLRQCGE
- a CDS encoding DUF418 domain-containing protein; translated protein: MSNQRNTTGRRPRITGIDAARAIAIIGMAYAHLGPIFFSSDIDTVASLLTTGFASALFAVLAGVSVSIMSQRGVEKGGVELAQSRQQLMLRGTILIGIGLVLSIAQYNIAVVLSAVGALFLVLPLVARWSNRALWALLVELLVLGPFVIVASDTFNTYVDIISGSYPLTAWFTYGVAGMLVHRYLIHSHMLQWISLVAGVVLAVIGVNARSWISDQLPAPEDPKMYDQLTTDPTPAAGVAGGGPGGAMNSNPDIQSTWWYTYLGPEPHMGGLIDVATSIAVSVAVIALCLLITALPLGRTILYPLRAMGSMSLTVYVAHVLTAAMILTNDNNNPAWSSSEQPATHPLALGVTIVVAIVCAMIWKQFFRRGPLEWVMHVLTVKGARVDMEGVERTR
- a CDS encoding PTS ascorbate transporter subunit IIC, giving the protein MLAINFLVNEILAVPAFLIGIITAVGLSALRKPVGTVIGGALKTTLGFLLISAGATLVTASLEPLGTMITGATGAHGVVPTNEAIVGIAQQHYGSQVAWLMIAGFAVSLLLARITPLHYVFLTGHHVLFMATLLTIVLATAGYSGWVVIAFGAVLLGILMVSLPALAQPWTRSVTGDNSIAIGHFGTVGYIAAGAVGKAVGNRRGHESPSTEKLTLPEGLRFLRDSMVATALSMALMYVILAIIVLLRAGRAEAYSAFEDGATSVGNYIMQAVTQGLQFGVAVAVILFGVRTILGELVPAFQGIAAKIVPGAIPALDCPIVFPYAQNAVLIGFIASFAGGLVGLAVLSTWLNPAFGVALILPGLVPHFFTGGAAGVYGNATGGRLGAAFGAFVNGLIITFLPAFLLGVLGAFGSENTTFGDADFGWFGILIGSAAGLPSALGLVLIAASGAVILGLAIVVQKKLVDGGWDPAPGRGVGGTGDGDTAESAGNAEGEVVGRSYPKITPPVGAPTPPAHIDFD
- a CDS encoding PTS sugar transporter subunit IIA, giving the protein MSALTRLLSPESIVLDASAADWRDAIQQAGSLLESAGHCTPDYTQSMIDTVAHNGPYIVLTPGLALAHARPSAAVQSTGLSFLRLSTPISFGHPKNDPVSIVIALAAADKTQHLDALSSLSTVLANSTRRAGLDKAATVEEVLELLDVDKQHRSEPQARNKILTVCGNGLGTSLFLKNTLESVLEAWGWGSYITVEATDTISAKGKAKEADCILTSGEIARTLGDVGIPVRVIDNFTSQREIDTALRELYDI
- the thrC gene encoding threonine synthase produces the protein MDYISTRDPQRTPATFTDILLGGLAPDGGLYLPADYPQISDDTLTTWRETLAAKGYAALAAEVIKLFVSDIPAEDVEAICARAYTTPTFSTPDIVPVTELDDNLFIGHLSEGPTAAFKDMAMQLLGEFFEYELTRRGETLNILGATSGDTGSAAEYAMRGRPGISVFMLTPAGRMTPFQQAQMFGLDDPNIHNVALDGVFDDCQDIVKAVSNDAEFKQRYRIGAVNSINWARLMAQIVYYISCWIRITDNNAQKVSFSVPTGNFGDICAGHIVRQMGVPIDRLIVATNENNVLDEFFRTGAYRVRSSADTLETSSPSMDISRASNFERFIYDLLGRDATRTAELFSQREGFTLADDPAFPAAAQRYGFLSGSSTHADRVSTIRDTWERLGVMLDPHTADGVHVARGLRDQVDTPIVCLETALPVKFSDTIVEATGREPDLPERFAGIMSAPRHVTDMPNDAAVVKDFIRRTVAG
- a CDS encoding antitoxin gives rise to the protein MGIFDKAKEALGNEENTDKVLDKAEDLAKSKLGDDKADQISKVRKVIDDKIGE